From the Calonectris borealis chromosome 4, bCalBor7.hap1.2, whole genome shotgun sequence genome, one window contains:
- the SCRG1 gene encoding scrapie-responsive protein 1 yields the protein MARKARKHTQTFSPGLVAINTFTYTTERTRPAQSNFLKHLAAGSFAKMKMVSALLLLSTLLGAPAAPSWRPSCYKRALKDHNCHNIPEGTENLRQIDDGLQDHFWEGTGCEVICYCSLNELLCCPKDIFFGPKISFVIPCNSQ from the exons ATGGCCAGGAAGGCAAGGAAACACACCCAGACATTTTCCCCTGGTTTGGTAGCAATCAATACATTCACTTACACCACCGAAAGAACACGGCCAGCTCAAAGCAATTTTCTCAAG CACCTTGCTGCAGGAAGCTTCGCAAAAATGAAGATGGTCTCGGCGCTGCTTCTGCTGAGCACCCTCCTGGGTGCCCCCGCGGCGCCTTCCTGGCGTCCCTCTTGTTACAAGAGGGCCCTCAAAGACCACAACTGTCACAACATCCCCGAAGGCACGGAGAACCTTCGACAAATCGACGATGGTCTGCAAGATCACTTTTGGGAAGGAACGGGCTGCGAGGTGATCTGTTACTGCAGCTTGAATGAATTGCTCTGCTGCCCAAA GGATATTTTCTTTGGACCAAAGATATCTTTTGTGATTCCCTGCAACAGTCAGTGA